CAATTCCTTTCATCCATATTTCATCCTCATCCCAAGTATTAGAAGTTACAAAGTACACATCTTTTGCGTAAAGGTCTAGTTGGAGATGTTGATTGGAATCATTCTAAGTTATTAACCATAAGACCAATCCAACTCTGGAAGATGCTGGTAATTATACTTGTATATCCCATGAAAATCCACAgagtaaatgtggaaaaacaaaggTTTTGATTGAATctccaaaaaaaactatatgtacTGATGTACAAGTAAATATAGATAGTCCATTTCAAATTAATCATTTCTAAAGTGAAACGCTCTTAAGAGATAGTAAATTTGTAACCATAGTATGGAAATGTGACATTACAGAATGGAAAATTTCAACTAGATATCCAAAATGCTAACAGTATTTGATTAATACAGAATTGAGTATGGATCAATGGTTTAGTAGAAATGTTAACACTACAACAAGAAACAAAAGAGATCTACTTGAAGGTATTTTAGGAAGATTTGGAACTTTAGGAAGTGTAACAAATGTTATggataataatacattaaaatctgATCTTGAGATTTTAAGTTTAACTGGCAGTAAAGAAGTCAAAGTTCAACGTAATTTAAATTTAGTTATGGAAAAGATGGTATTAAAAACAGCTTCAGTGGTTGGACCTTCTGTAATGCATTTACGGGAGGGGGCTTTAGCATTATTAAATGCTTAAGAAAGATCTCAAGTATAAGGGAATTGTTCAGAAATGCAAAGACAATATTCTATTAATTTTAAGATCATAGCACAAGCCTTTCAAAGTGGAATAACacctttaggtgtttttttttttacaggttatcccaattgcaggatgatttccagggttgcaaatAAGCACAGCCCttgaaatcctcctgacagtgagggatcgcagggcactaggggttaaatgaggacaagcctttccattcatccctagtgctctgtgattggctgaggttttatgtttccaagccattcagcactagacatgaatggggagacttgtgcccattcatctctagtgctctgtgattggctgagaaataggaaaccctgatgacagctcaagcatcatcaggatttccctttcctcaatcCAATCCCAAtcggagcagagcagtcagcggagctctgtaTTAcagtattacagatacagaacacatgtcacagctcctctagggctgccgGAGTattcaggggagcggagctgtcagcatagcagagccccgctgactgctctgctccctgattggctgaggaaagggaaatcattgaaacattcaaagttaaaaaaaagcagctattgtgctaaagggtaagcaaagttttaaatgcagcaacaaagactaattaggataacacaaaaaacaacagcccctccaagaaaaaaaaaagacaaaagaaaaaagcaagttaaacaacactcttatatatgctcaaatttaagcgcacaggtgatagaaattcgcttgcaattagcacttgcgcagtctgccaaaattggctgtttgtttttttttttgcaattggacattccataatcatttattgatacgatcctttagatttgtacaccagtaaataaatattcaattaaataaaaaaataaaataaagttcaggaggatttaatgttaaaagtattttctatatgtatatatatatatatatatatatatatatatatatatatatatatatatagtattttccagtcgtcttatacgccgggtaccggtacttacctgcagcttgcttcacgacCGGCGTCCCcccgagtcctcctgtgcaagctgcacNNNNNNNNNNNNNNNNNNNNNNNNNNNNNNNNNNNNNNNNNNNNNNNNNNNNNNNNNNNNNNNNNNNNNNNNNNNNNNNNNNNNNNNNNNNNNNNNNNNNNNNNNNNNNNNNNNNNNNNNNNNNNNNNNNNNNNNNNNNNNNNNNNNNNNNNNNNNNNNNNNNNNNNNNNNNNNNNNNNNNNNNNNNNNNNNNNNNNNNNNNNNNNNNNNNNNNNNNNNNNNNNNNtacaatactgggcgtataacacgacccccaactgattggttagagtggggggtcgtcttatacgcccagtcgccttatacgccggaaaatacggtatatataattataattttatatatatataatatatatatatatatttatataaaatttataattttatttttttattcttataataactatagtaattacaattacatatatatattttatatatatatatatatatatatatatatatatatataattattgaagtatataattatatatgtatatatattagtcTGCGGAAAGtaatatttacccccaggtggCTTCTTCGATCAGGCATCGTAATCCTTTggacaggcgcctatgtagattagctgaactcagttaactcttgtctaacaggaaagaaataagtcattttaaaatatgcttatttcttagctcatatagatgttttaaacatttgaacagcacaaacattttttttagagctaagggtaatatgtgtgccattagaaagaatgcttttttagggcaACAGTGAGTTTTAATGCAACCTCGTCattgtgaaactgccggggctgcgcatatccatcggagagatcgATTCAGTTGATGACTTCTGTGGGAGTACGCCAGcacctcggatttggttgataaattgattttagggctctgattccggatcgcgaatacgcgCGTGCTtcgagcttctgatttggcttgatgaatcagcatGAATGACTTTGTGATTGATGAACATAGATCAGGATTAGAACAAATGGATCTATcttcatgtttacattttcaatCAAAGGTCATGTGTTTATTAAATCAAGAAAGAattgtttatcatttttgttttcataatcaAACTTTATGTTCAGCTAGAATTGAAAATGTTCAAACTCCTTATGAATTAATGACACAAGTTAAggaaaagaaagtttgttttcaagTAATGACAAAAGAAAGAGTACAAATATTCTTTACAGGTTGTGTACGTTCACAAGAATTTGTTTGAGGTCTATATTATGTTGGAGGGAGTACTGTGGCAATAGCTTTGCAAGGAATTAGAATTATCGTAACTTCCTTTGATGGAAAGAGTGTCCTTTGAAGATGTGAGTGTCCTTCTCATCAATTTGATATACCTTTAATTGATATTTTTCCTTGTAAGGAATGGTCTaaggaaattgaaaaatataAGGGTTTGTTGAATACATTAGTGGAACAATTAAAGGAAGCTGTTACCATTTTTAAACATCATTAAGGTGAACTCAAGGAATAGAACATGAATGGTCAATAATGTTGGGTGTTTCTTGGTGGGGAAAATTTAGAAAATCTATTAGTGTATGGTCAAAATCATCAGTAAcatatgcaatgcaaaatattctgttaaatctatttatatttttacttattattattattgtttgcatggttattcaaatattttttattgtaaagattaaaatattttatggtttagTTAAAGTTGaaataaggaaagaaaagaaacgCTTTAGAAGAAAGCTCATGCCTACTTCTAATTTAGCCTCACTAGAAGCAACTGAACAGACTAATCAATTATCTTTCCATGATCTGTGAACAAATGGTATACGAATACGAATAGGGTGATTATGATAAAGAAGGCATTTCTTTTCATAATAAATGCGGGGCATGTTAGAAAtgatcatataataaatatagtcaGAGTATGTATGTGAAAGCTCATGGAATGCTAATTGAAGTAGCTGTATGATTATTTTAACGTTGGTATTTATGTAAGGATTCGAGACCTGGATATTTGAGCATGAGAAACCTAAGACTCGAGTGGAACAGAGGTCAATGAGGTCAGTGTAAAACAGCTGTGTAAAGTctatttattctttatgttttctATACCCTGTAGTAGAGTAAAGTTACAATGTATGTCAATGAGAAACTTATGCATAAAAGGAGCTACTCTTGAAGTAGTAGACAGAGATTGTTCCATCGTAGTCTCTCACAGACTGATCCGTAGCAGGTCATATCCTCATAGGCTTTCTTTTTATGTGTGCCTTagaataaataccttttttttaatgatggaagGCTTTTCCTTCACACATGCTTTATTTACTACAACCTTCCTTCTGAAGagagaaaattattttcttcACTTATCTCTTTACCCTCCTATTTTCTTAGTTTCTAATATGTCAAAGATAAATCCTACATTTTATATGGGGGCAAGAGTCCTAAGAGGCCTAGAATCCCAAGACTGGTCCAAATTCAGCAGAGGCACAGGGGTAGTCTATCAGTCCCCCACATCGCCAACTACTAATAGCCAAGCCAAAATAACCGCACTGGCAGCTTATCATGTTCCACTTAAGCCCCCATGGTGGTTCTCCCTTGATGTCATGCCTTGATGATTGATCCTGTATCCACCTACTGTTTATCCCTCCTAAATCTAGACCACACATATCGAAACCTTTTGTGACTCAGTAAAGTCCTGGTGCGGGTTTTGTCCCTGCATGCTCCCCGTCTACAATTATTGGTAATACTCTATTACCTCCTGGAATGGACAATTCGCATACGTTTCAGAGTTGGGTAACCCATGATTTGCATAGGGTCTGTAATTGATCTCAATGGTGGGAATTTTTCCATTTTCACACGCCCAAGATGTTTAGAAAGCCCTCTCCTCTGAGATCTTTGGATTCTTGCAAATCAAGCATTTTGTGACAACACAGGCAGGTCCTGCCCATTCTCTAGGTAGGCTCCCTCCATTTGAAAGGATTTCAGGCTAAATGTGTGATTTCCAAAGTGTATGACTCCCTCCTAGCACAACTTCCTTCCCTCTTCCAAATGTGCACTGCTGGGACCAAGACCGTGGACCTTTGGACACTGAGACAGACACTGaacccctgattcatcaataaaatcagcgctcgctggaagcgcgaaagtacgcgcggccagcaaTCGCGGTTTACCgcagtccggactcgagtgtgctcgtacacgcgcctcctcactgccagccggattcctgccttcataataatgagcaatNNNNNNNNNNNNNNNNNNNNNNNNNNNNNNNNNNNNNNNNNNNNNNNNNNNNNNNNNNNNNNNNNNNNNNNNNNNNNNNNNNNNNNNNNNNNNNNNNNNNNNNNNNNNNNNNNNNNNNNNNNNNNNNNNNNNNNNNNNNNNNNNNNNNNNNNNNNNNNNNNNNNNNNNNNNNNNNNNNNNNNNNNNNNNNNNNNNNNNNNNNNNNNNNNNNNNNNNNNNNNNNNNNNNNNNNNNNNNNNNNNNNNNNNNNNNNNNNNNNNNNNNNNNNNNNNNNNNNNNNNNNNNNNNNNNNNNNNNNNNNNNNNNNNNNNNNNNNNNNNNNNNNNNNNNNNNNNNNNNNNNNNNNNNNNNNNNNNNNNNNNNNNNNNNNNNNNNNNNNNNNNNNNNNNNNNNNNNNNNNNNNNNNNNNNNNNNNNNNNNNNNNNNNNNNNNNNNNNNNNNNNNNNNNNNNNNNNNNNNNNNNNNNNNNNNNNNNNNNNNNNNNNNNNNNNNNNNNNNNNNNNNNNNNNNNNNNNNNNNNNNNNNNNNNNNNNNNNNNNNNNNNNNNNNNNNNNNNNNNNNNNNNNNNNNNNNNNNNNNNNNNNNNNNNNNNNNNNNNNNNNNNNNNNNNNNNNNNNNNNNNNNNNNNNNNNNNNNNNNNNNNNNNNNNNNNNNNNNNNNNNNNNNNNNNNNNNNNNNNNNNNNNNNNNNNNNNNNNNNNNNNNNNNNNNNNNNNNNNNNNNNNNNNNNNNNNNNNNNNNNNNNNNNNNNNNNNNNNNNNNNNNNNNNNNNNNNNNNNNNNNNNNNNNNNNNNNNNNNNNNNNNNNNNNNNNNNNNNNNNNNNNNNNNNNNNNNNNNNNNNNNNNNNNNNNNNNNNNNNNNNNNNNNNNNNNNNNNNNNNNNNNNNNNNNNNNNNNNNNNNNNNNNNNNNNNNNNNNNNNNNNNNNNNNNNNNNNNNNNNNNNNNNNNNNNNNNNNNNNNNNNNNNNNNNNNNNNNNNNNNNNNNNNNNNNNNNNNNNNNNNNNNNNNNNNNNNNNNNNNNNNNNNNNNNNNNNNNNNNNNNNNNNNNNNNNNNNNNNNNNNNNNNNNNNNNNNNNNNNNNNNNNNNNNNNNNNNNNNNNNNNNNNNNNNNNNNNNNNNNNNNNNNNNNNNNNNNNNNNNNNNNNNNNNNNNNNNNNNNNNNNNNNNNNNNNNNNNNNNNNNNNNNNNNNNNNNNNNNNNNNNNNNNNNNNNNNNNNNNNNNNNNNNNNNNNNNNNNNNNNNNNNNNNNNNNNNNNNNNNNNNNNNNNNNNNNNNNNNNNNNNNNNNNNNNNNNNNNNNNNNNNNNNNNNNNNNNNNNNNNNNNNNNNNNNNNNNNNNNNNNNNNNNNNNNNNNNNNNNNNNNNNNNNNNNNNNNNNNNNNNNNNNNNNNNNNNNNNNNNNNNNNNNNNNNNNNNNNNNNNNNNNNNNNNNNNNNNNNNNNNNNNNNNNNNNNNNNNNNNNNNNNNNNNNNNNNNNNNNNNNNNNNNNNNNNNNNNNNNNNNNNNNNNNNNNNNNNNNNNNNNNNNNNNNNNNNNNNNNNNNNNNNNNNNNNNNNNNNNNNNNNNNNNNNNNNNNNNNNNNNNNNNNNNNNNNNNNNNNNNNNNNNNNNNNNNNNNNNNNNNNNNNNNNNNNNNNNNNNNNNNNNNNNNNNNNNNNNNNNNNNNNNNNNNNNNNNNNNNNNNNNNNNNNNNNNNNNNNNNNNNNNNNNNNNNNNNNNNNNNNNNNNNNNNNNNNNNNNNNNNNNNNNNNNNNNNNNNNNNNNNNNNNNNNNNNNNNNNNNNNNNNNNNNNNNNNNNNNNNNNNNNNNNNNNNNNNNNNNNNNNNNNNNNNNNNNNNNNNNNNNNNNNNNNNNNNNNNNNNNNNNNNNNNNNNNNNNNNNNNNNNNNNNNNNNNNNNNNNNNNNNNNNNNNNNNNNNNNNNNNNNNNNNNNNNNNNNNNNNNNNNNNNNNNNNNNNNNNNNNNNNNNNNNNNNNNNNNNNNNNNNNNNNNNNNNNNNNNNNNNNNNNNNNNNNNNNNNNNNNNNNNNNNNNNNNNNNNNNNNNNNNNgtaaagctgccggagatgcgcggctccggccgcgagctttttcagttgctgaatagcgcgacggcgtacgatttcggatcgcgaatacgaatgcgcgagcgatcatccgattctacttgatgaatcaggggctgaGTCTCAAATTTTTGATACAGCAGCTTGCTGCGGTAACAACAGCTCAGTGTATGCAATGTTAGTAATACCTCTAAGTAAAGGTTTAGATACACACATGGTTTTCTGTGTGATTGTGATCTGCCAGCCATTGATTAAGAATAAGATTAACAGGCTGTGTAATGGTGATCTGCCAGCCATTGATTAAGAATAAGATTAACAGGCTGCTTTTACACAGCCCACAGTTATGCATGCAGCTGTGTCTTAACTCTTCAAACAACTGCATGCAAAAATGCAACTTTTCACTTTTTGGATCTGCACTGATCAGAAGAGGTTAGGCCAAGGTTGAGTTCACAGCAAAACACTGCGGCTcatgtgggtctgaaatggccccaaATCTCACACTGCTACAGTGTACAGCAACTACATATCTGATGACCTTGGCTTTCAGTCTAAACGTtcacaaatgatttatttattatttataattaagaGCATTGCATTTCACAGTAAGTATATTACTGTGCCATACTAAGTCATATTTTAgccaaaatggtaaaaatagcGCACTTAACAGAACAGactaaagaaaaatgaacaaatgaacaAATCAGGCTGCCTAGAAGTTTTCTGGAATGGTAGCAGACATGGGGTGTCGCCCAGGACAGTTCCCAGTATTATTTTTGGTTAAACCCCTAAAAATACATGGAAGCTTCCATGGAAAGACATTGAAAAGGCAGCTACATAGGAGCACAAATAAACCATGACATACacaaagaaatatgtttataCTGGAAAGCAAgccagataaatataaaaatgcagctTCTCAGTGGCCCAACAAATTGGGCCAACAATGGGCTTAATTCAGTGTagtctgatggtgacaacagtggaacaCCCCTTTGTAATGTGCATTGGCCTGGCCACTTATAGTTTCCATTGCGAGGGCTTGTGACAGTGTGGAAATGCAGGAAAAGGATTTGGACgcagggacagagtgttgtcaccctaaggaACTGTCTGAACAAGGGCCCTCATGGCAGGATAGCCAGGTTTATTAAAAGTGTCTATGGCCATGAGTCAGATCGTTGTTGTCTTCCAAAGCTCTGGTGACTGAGAAATCTTCAGCACCAACATGCTTGCCTGGCTTCTTGTGATTTCATCCAACGTTCCCTATGTTCCCACAAGACCATTAGGGGAGGTTACAGGGAGATACCCAGGTCATGGCCTAGGAAGCCACAGCCTCTCAGGCTGACACTTAGCCAAGGCTGTATGTCCATGGCTTCTATGGCATAAATTTGCTCCTAATAACTTGGTGACCCCCCCACCAGCAGCTTCTCACTTTACTACAGAAGCACTTTTACAGCTGCCAAACTTTTCACTCCAAGCCACTTACACCCTAAATATGAAATGACAACAAAGTATTCTGGGGCATGGGGGAGGCCGGGAGGAGTCAGAATGAGTCTCTGTGTCAATGTCAGCCATCTCCTACTTGCTACACCCCAGCCACTGACATTGTCACTGATTGTGCCTCTGCTGAGATTTACCATTGATGCCTGTATTGTACTGGCTGTGTCAGTATGGCAGTGGTTGTTTCTGTGAATACTTCTGGATGTGTCAGTATGGGTGTGATTGTTTCTGTTGATACTTCTGGCTGTGTCAGCATGGCAGTCATTGTTTCTGTGGATACTGCTGGCTGTGTCAGTACGGCAGTGATTGTTTCTGTGGATAATCCTGGCTGTGTCAGTATGGCAGTGACTGTTTTTGTGGATGTTTCTGGCTGTGTCAGTATGGCAGTGGTTTTTTGCTGTGAATATTTCTGGCTGTTTCAGTATGGCAGTGGTTGTTGCCGTGGATATTTCTGGCTGTGTCAGTATGGCAGCGGTTGTTGCTTTTGAATTTTTATGGCTGTCACTATGGCAGTGGTTGTTCCTGCTAACATTTCGGTCATTCTTAGTATGGCAGTGATTCTTCCAATCTGTCAGTATTCAGAACATATTCAGaacttttccaggtcctgtcactttcatctttacaacatctccaaaatcccccccctacctgtcccctgagtccactaaactccttgtacatgctcttatcatctcttgtctggactactgtaaacTCCACCTCTCTGGTATtacactaacccgactctcccctctacagtctattatgaatgctgcagccagacttatccatccttcccaccactcctccttcgctgcatctctttgcagatctcttcattggcttccatttcaccttagaatcaatttcaagctcctgtgctttgctttcaaatccctacacagttcttgtcccacttacatttctgacctggtaaaaaatagtCCCCCAGCCACTCTGtctgctcctccaattacctataaaaatgactaataataaataatgacttcctcactcataacctcatcacacacacggatacaagacttctctagagctgccccaactctctggaatggtcttcctagtcctattcctactttctgctcatttaaaagagcactcaaaacccatttttttcaaacttgcctacccatcttcttctgtcatttgaaacaatcactacttcccaccactacatatctcccatcgtattgtgtgtaaattcccccatctactaggttgtaagcttttcggggcagggtcctctcctcctgtatcactgtctgtattaatctgtcatttgcaatccctatttaatgtacagcgctgcgtaatatattggcgctatataaatcctgtttattaataataatattatgaacgTGATTGCCTTATCAGACATGTTTGGCAGTGTCCCAGCTCTGGGAATATGTTTCTGGTATGACCCCCTGCCATACCTgtagttgtttttgaccgatgaagttatctaaaaaattgttgcggagacaaacaggtaagccgctcttgtgtttgctaactttttgaaattttttgctaatttaaattttttgtgcaaacatatatgctgctctgcgtttgctaacatattacttgcaaccttcacactataaaagaacatatcctaaaatacttttttttttttttttttgcaggtacgctggacaacaacaagtgCTACACACTtaaggtttgcaagaagcagaaagtgggaacttgtgaccaaggatgacatttggctgttttgggcttggtgatcctgcaagggagttgtgggcaaacccatgcagaagtggtactggtccaagaataaaatgattgccactccattctttggcacagtcatgccagaataccgcttttccctcataatgaagtacctgcacttggcaaacaatgaagaatttgatgagactgcccatcctgcaccaaaactgaagaaaatttgggaagtgtctcagatgattctacaaaatttccagcaaacctatgtgccagaaagagatgtcagcattgacgaaagtctaatggcttacaaagGGAAGGCTCAGCTGGTTGCggtacattgtgtcaaagagggcacgatttggcgtgaaaacgtttATACTGTGTCCTTATCCTTATCTGGCTACATCTGTATCTGGCTGTGTCCTTATCCttatctggctacatctggaataccgTACACTGGAAAAGgcacacagttcaaccccagatacagccattatggattggcaacatcttcagtgctaacCCTCactgagccattgctagatcagggctattgtgtcacaactgacaatttctacacctctcctgagctttatgagttccttctgcaacacagaacagatgcctatggaaccattagACTAACCGGcgcatcactgtttgcaaaagggaagctgaagacaagagaaattgttgcctggcagaaaggcaagatgatggccctgggatggtgtgacaagaaagatgtgtgcctgaagagtactgtccatgatgccttcactgttctggtacacacaaaatgtgggaaagaagtgatgaagccacaggtggtgattgactacaacaacaccatgggaggtgtcgacagagctgaccaagccatgacattctacccagtgatgaggaaacgGCAAAGGAAGTAATACAAAAAGATttgcagtgcctatggaatgcttacattctgtacaaaaaaaattgtcagaggcctgtgaatcattcggacttcattttgcaagtttccaaacccatagtcaagaaccaccaaacaccatcagtggctttgaatagacctggacgtcgtgcttccaccgttgtcaacccagaatgcctgaccggtcgtcacttcactgaatacatccc
The genomic region above belongs to Pyxicephalus adspersus chromosome 9, UCB_Pads_2.0, whole genome shotgun sequence and contains:
- the CDC42EP2 gene encoding cdc42 effector protein 2 isoform X1, translated to MQKWYWSKNKMIATPFFGTVMPEYRFSLIMKYLHLANNEEFDETAHPAPKLKKIWEVSQMILQNFQQTYVPERDVSIDESLMAYKGKAQLVAVHCVKEGTIWRENVYTVSLSLSGYICIWLCPYPYLATSGIPYTGKGTQFNPRYSHYGLATSSVLTLTEPLLDQGYCVTTDNFYTSPELYEFLLQHRTDAYGTIRLTGASLFAKGKLKTREIVAWQKGKMMALGWCDKKDVCLKSTVHDAFTVLVHTKCGKEVMKPQVVIDYNNTMGGVDRADQAMTFYPVMRKRQRK